One Camelus dromedarius isolate mCamDro1 chromosome 6, mCamDro1.pat, whole genome shotgun sequence genomic region harbors:
- the TPD52L1 gene encoding tumor protein D53 isoform X5, protein MLSEEEKEELKAELVQLEDEITTLRQVLSAKERHLVEIKQKLGMNLMNELKQNFSRSWHDVQTTAAYKKTHETLSHAGQKATAAFSNVGTAISKKFGDMRRK, encoded by the exons ATGCTCtctgaggaggaaaaagaagagttaAAGGCAGAACTAGTTCAG CTGGAAGACGAAATTACAACATTACGACAGGTTTTATCAGCAAAAGAAAGGCATCTGGTTGAGATAAAACAAAAACTCGGCATGAACCTGATGAATGAATTAAAACAGAACTTCAGCAGAAGCTGGCATGACGTGCAGACCACCGCTGC cTATAAGAAAACACATGAAACCCTGAGTCACGCAGGGCAGAAGGCGACTGCAGCTTTCAGCAACGTCGGGACGGCCATCAGCAAGAAGTTTGGAGACATGAG